The DNA region GCGGAAGCCCTCTCAGGGTGTCGAGGATGTCATCACGGGTCATCGGGCCTCCTGCGCCTCAAGGACGCGAAATCGGTATGCCACCACGTCCCGGGGTCAAGCCAAATGACGCAGGGACAGACATGCAATTGGTGCATGACGGCGTTGCCGCATCGGGGGTTTTGCACCTGCAGCATACGATTACATAGCGGGCATCAGCGGATGAGCCGCTGACACCCGAACCCTCAGCGGATGGGCCGCTGAACCGACGCAGATGAGACAACAATGGCATACGCAAGCAACACCACAGCACCCCTTTCCTTCGGCCTCGTTGCACGGCTTCGCGCTGTTGCGGCTGACGCAGCCGACGCTTGGGCGCGCTACAGCATGTATCGTCAGACCTTCAACGAGCTGATGGAGCTTTCCGACCGGGAGCTTCAGGACCTCGGCCTTTCCCGCGGCGTGCTCAAGGCCGTCGCGACCGAGACGGTCTACGGTAAATAAAGACGAACAAAGGGCGCCCGATCTCCTCCCACATGGGCGTTCTCTTGAAAGCGGCGGCACCTTTTTCTCCCTGGGTGCCGCCGCTTTTTCTTTGCAGAGCCCGCGCAGCGAAAACGTTGCGCATGCTACAAACGAAGAATTTTCATTGAGACGCGTTTTTTCGTGGAACCCGTTTCAAGCGAGCGGAGTTCACCTCGCACATCAGGGCGCGTTTCTTCTCTCTCCCTCCCCTTTCGAAGCGCGATCTGCATCAGCGGCGGCACCCTTCTCTCTCCCCCCTGGGTGCCGCCGCCTATCTTCCCAACAGTCCAGATGTTTGATGTGCGTGCCCGTCAGAATGGCACGTCGTTGGCCGCGTCCGCGCTCGTGACAAACTTGGCCACCACCTTTTTTGACCCGGCCTTGTCGAATTCGATCTCGAGCTTGTCGCCCTCGATCTCCATCACCTCGCCATAGCCGAACTTCTGGTGGAAAACGCGGTCGCCGACCGTGAAGGCGGAGGTGGCCGTCATGTCGATGACCATGTTCCGGCTTTCCTGCGGTTGGCTCATGCCGCGCCGCTGGCTGCGGGCCTGGAGCCGTTTCCAACCGGGGGAATTGTAGACGTCCGCGCGGCTGGCGCGATCATGAAGGTCCGACTGTGCCGTGGCCTGCAGCACGGGCGAGGCCTGCCCCATCATGGAGCCCCCCATGCCATAGCCGGATTGATGCAGGGCCGACGACGTCGTGAGAACGTCGACATGCTCCTCCGGCAGCTCGTCGATAAACCGCGAGGGCATGGCCGATTGCCATTGGCCGAAAATGCGACGGTTGCCCGCAAAGGATATCGTGCAGACCTCCTCGGCCCGCGTGATGCCCACGTAGGCGAGGCGTCTCTCCTCCTCGAGCCCCTTGATCCCGTTCTCGTCCATCGACCGCTGCGACGGGAAGAGCCCGTCCTCCCAGCCCGGCAGGAACACCATCGAGAATTCGAGGCCCTTGGCCGCGTGCAAGGTCATGATGGAGACCTTCTCACCGCCATCGTCCTGTTCGTTGTCCATGACGAGCGAGACGTGCTCGAGGAAGCCCTGCAAGTTCTCGAAATTCTCCAGCGCTTTCACGAGCTCCTTCAGGTTCTCCAGTCGCCCGGGCGCCTCGGGTGTCTTTTCGTTCTGCCAATGGGCGGTGTAGCCGCTCTCATCGAGGATCATCTGCGCGAGTTCGACATGGGTGTCTTCCTCGTCGCGGACCTGCCGGTTCCAGCGGTCGAGGCCTTCCACGAGGTCCCGGAGGTTGGATCCGCCCTTGCCCTTGATCTGGCCTGCCTGCACGGCGAGCCGCGCCCCTTCGAAGAGCGAGACCCCGTTCGACCGCGCCATGACCTGGATCGTCTGGACCGCCTTGTCGCCCAGGCCGCGCTTGGGGGTGTTCACGATCCGCTCGAAGGCCAGATCGTCGTCGAGCGAGACGGCCAGGCGGAAATAGGCCATGGCGTCCCGGATCTCCATGCGCTCGTAAAAGCGCGGCCCGCCGATGACGCGGTAGGGCAGCCCAATTGTCAGGAAGCGGTCTTCGAAGGCGCGCATCTGATGCGAGGCGCGGACGAGGATAGCCATCTTGTCCAGTCCGAAGGGATGCA from Pseudomonadota bacterium includes:
- a CDS encoding DUF1127 domain-containing protein yields the protein MAYASNTTAPLSFGLVARLRAVAADAADAWARYSMYRQTFNELMELSDRELQDLGLSRGVLKAVATETVYGK
- a CDS encoding UvrD-helicase domain-containing protein; translated protein: MSSYDDFDAFEEAAKPSLSQRAVAAQSGGVGPYMDGLNDAQREAVEALDGPVLMLAGAGTGKTKALTTRIAHLLHTGTARENEILAVTFTNKAAREMKSRVASLLRREDAGMRWMGTFHSISVQLLRRHAELVGLKSNFTILDTDDQLRLLKQLIVANEIDEKRWPPRMLSGIIDSWKNRAWTPDKVPASEASAFNHRGPEIYAQYQARLKELNATDFGDLLLHCVTIFQNHSDILEQYQRWFRYILVDEYQDTNVAQYMWLRLLAQSHRNICCVGDDDQSIYGWRGAEVGNILRFEKDFPGAKVIRLEQNYRSTPHILGAASGVIDANESRLGKTLYTELEEGEKVRLIGHWDGEEEARWIGEEIEAAQKGTRGMHPFGLDKMAILVRASHQMRAFEDRFLTIGLPYRVIGGPRFYERMEIRDAMAYFRLAVSLDDDLAFERIVNTPKRGLGDKAVQTIQVMARSNGVSLFEGARLAVQAGQIKGKGGSNLRDLVEGLDRWNRQVRDEEDTHVELAQMILDESGYTAHWQNEKTPEAPGRLENLKELVKALENFENLQGFLEHVSLVMDNEQDDGGEKVSIMTLHAAKGLEFSMVFLPGWEDGLFPSQRSMDENGIKGLEEERRLAYVGITRAEEVCTISFAGNRRIFGQWQSAMPSRFIDELPEEHVDVLTTSSALHQSGYGMGGSMMGQASPVLQATAQSDLHDRASRADVYNSPGWKRLQARSQRRGMSQPQESRNMVIDMTATSAFTVGDRVFHQKFGYGEVMEIEGDKLEIEFDKAGSKKVVAKFVTSADAANDVPF